A window of Deinococcus terrestris contains these coding sequences:
- a CDS encoding Txe/YoeB family addiction module toxin, with protein MRLVFSPEALEDSLFWQEQGGKTLGKINELIRATARDPFSGPGKPEPLRHQLQGWWSRRITLEHRLVYRVSGDDLLIASLRFHYED; from the coding sequence ATGAGGCTGGTCTTCTCCCCCGAAGCGTTGGAGGACTCCCTCTTCTGGCAGGAGCAAGGCGGCAAGACGCTGGGGAAGATCAACGAACTCATCCGCGCCACTGCCCGTGACCCCTTCAGCGGCCCGGGCAAACCCGAACCGCTGCGGCATCAGCTTCAGGGCTGGTGGTCGCGGCGCATCACCCTGGAACACCGCCTCGTGTACCGGGTGAGCGGGGATGATCTGCTGATCGCCAGCCTGCGCTTCCATTACGAGGATTGA
- a CDS encoding type II toxin-antitoxin system Phd/YefM family antitoxin, with protein MRSMTYTKLRQNLAATMDEVIDNHDPVIVTRGERAVVVMSLEDFHSWQETAHLLGTPANARRLLKSIAALEAGQGEARELTQ; from the coding sequence ATGCGGTCTATGACCTATACCAAGCTGCGGCAGAATCTCGCGGCCACCATGGACGAGGTGATCGACAACCACGACCCGGTGATCGTGACGCGGGGTGAGCGGGCCGTGGTTGTCATGAGTCTGGAGGATTTCCACTCCTGGCAGGAAACCGCGCACCTGCTGGGGACGCCCGCCAATGCCCGCCGTCTCCTGAAGTCCATCGCGGCGCTGGAGGCCGGACAGGGTGAGGCCAGAGAACTCACCCAATGA
- the pglX gene encoding BREX-1 system adenine-specific DNA-methyltransferase PglX, translated as MNRTAVKNFAQWGRRHLHDLVRARLALFGVTDKGIETPTRLQGGLILGGQTLTLSATDIGQYDALIRHYHDLPGTPKDKFLGLVDEIAYTWFNRLAALRYMEVHGYAERALSSDTPGQTDPNLLRDAVTLADGGDLGEHVTPDVVAEWQRLYEPGEVYRRLLVAYAGTFAPTLPFLFSRERAWLDLFLPDTLLNQESIVRRMVADIPEADWGDIEIVGWLYQFYISERKDEVFAQKGKYSPRDIPAATQLFTPHWIVRYMVENSLGRVWLEAHPESGLREHMPYYLESENPAPPPNPDLTPESLTVMDPACGSGHILVYAFDLLAHIYRERGYSDREIPALILEHNLHGLDIDERAAQLASFAVVMKARDLNSRLFRRDMPELNILQVRSTRGLKLPNAGSRDMLGQFSTLSGGLTDADAFNPNDWQPLVSAFEDADHLGSLITPPEFDAGRLRAQLHWLESRGGLDAGALEELRHLLKQAELLGRKYDAVVANPPYMSISDFTEVLRREVPLRFTHGKNDLYSTFILRCLDFLNSSGTIGMVTQHGWMFLSSFSPLRSNIIKETQIESFVHLGARAFPEIGGEIVQNASFIIKKKRNIGASGRYIRLTNVEGLDAKEAAFHNKHNRYNKVPQKDFLSIEDHPLIYWFGDKTKNTFRIPSIGTVAGVDGQNKTGNNDEFLRFHWEITSNSIFPDGWRFYIKGGEFRKWYGNIDYCVNWRPEVRSFYRNSKIARIIKQEYWNISGITWTYNTTGVFNARLLNRGHIFDVNGSSIFPIEDEDEMPILGLLNSSYANEILHALNPTISFQVKEIQKVPYLRPSVTLIADVKLLIQACVNFAKIDWDNFETSWDFQSHPLLRPGTATVSEAFSIWQAQAEAAFRELQRLEEENNRYWIDAYGLQDELTPEVPDEQITIRRADLGRDVRSLLSYAVGCMMGRYSLDEPGLIHAGQPFDPSRHTRFPADRDGILPVPLGGHFEDDVTARFAEFLRVAFAPERVAENMEWVAASLGGQRAGETAEARIRRYFATEFMSDHIQTYKKRPIYWLFTSGKKRGFGALVYLHRYDAGTLARLRTDYLMPLQRKLDADLERVGGERDAAGSTAAKKAAEKRLKEISEQIAEVHKYDESLRHAADLKIPLDLDDGVAYNYWLMSAPGLEYLTGRPLKGLSDLVYTGTDLKMADLERKSQWKRDLLAQERGREEVGA; from the coding sequence CGCTGAGCGCCACCGATATCGGCCAGTACGACGCCCTGATCCGGCATTACCACGACCTCCCCGGCACGCCGAAAGACAAGTTCCTGGGGTTGGTGGACGAGATCGCGTACACGTGGTTCAACCGCCTCGCCGCGCTGCGCTACATGGAGGTGCACGGGTACGCCGAGCGTGCCCTGTCCAGCGACACGCCGGGCCAGACCGATCCCAACCTGCTGCGCGACGCCGTGACCCTGGCCGATGGGGGAGACCTGGGTGAGCACGTCACGCCCGACGTGGTGGCCGAGTGGCAGCGCCTGTACGAACCCGGTGAGGTCTACCGCCGCCTACTCGTGGCGTATGCGGGCACCTTTGCCCCCACGTTGCCTTTCCTGTTCAGCCGCGAGCGGGCGTGGCTGGACCTGTTCCTGCCCGATACCCTGCTCAACCAGGAGTCCATCGTGCGGCGCATGGTGGCCGATATCCCGGAGGCCGACTGGGGCGACATCGAGATCGTCGGCTGGCTCTACCAGTTCTACATCTCCGAGCGCAAGGACGAGGTGTTCGCGCAGAAGGGCAAGTACAGCCCCCGCGACATTCCCGCCGCCACGCAGCTCTTCACGCCGCACTGGATCGTGCGCTACATGGTGGAGAACAGCCTGGGCCGCGTGTGGTTGGAGGCGCACCCGGAGAGCGGCTTGCGCGAGCATATGCCGTACTACCTGGAGAGCGAGAACCCGGCCCCGCCCCCCAACCCCGACCTGACCCCCGAGAGCCTGACCGTGATGGACCCGGCGTGTGGCAGCGGGCACATCCTGGTGTACGCCTTCGACCTGCTGGCGCACATCTACCGCGAGCGGGGCTACAGCGACCGGGAGATTCCTGCGCTGATTCTGGAACACAACCTGCACGGTCTGGACATCGACGAGCGGGCCGCGCAACTGGCGAGCTTTGCCGTGGTGATGAAGGCCCGCGACCTGAACAGCCGCCTGTTCCGCCGGGACATGCCCGAACTGAACATCCTGCAAGTGAGGAGTACGCGGGGGCTGAAGCTGCCGAACGCGGGCAGCCGGGACATGCTGGGCCAGTTCAGCACCCTCAGCGGTGGCCTGACCGATGCGGACGCCTTCAACCCGAACGACTGGCAACCGCTGGTGAGTGCCTTCGAGGATGCCGACCACCTGGGCAGCCTGATTACCCCGCCCGAGTTCGACGCCGGGCGGCTGCGGGCGCAACTGCACTGGCTGGAGAGTAGGGGAGGGCTGGACGCCGGGGCGCTGGAGGAGTTGCGGCACCTGCTGAAACAGGCCGAGTTGCTGGGCCGGAAGTATGACGCGGTGGTGGCGAATCCTCCATACATGAGTATTTCTGACTTTACCGAGGTTCTACGCCGTGAAGTACCATTGCGTTTTACTCACGGAAAAAATGACCTTTATTCCACATTTATCCTTAGATGTCTTGACTTTTTAAATAGCTCTGGAACTATAGGGATGGTCACTCAACATGGGTGGATGTTTCTATCGTCCTTCTCTCCACTAAGAAGCAATATAATTAAAGAGACCCAAATCGAATCATTTGTACATCTTGGTGCGCGTGCATTCCCTGAGATCGGCGGTGAGATAGTACAGAACGCCTCTTTCATAATCAAGAAGAAAAGAAATATTGGTGCGTCTGGAAGATACATTCGACTGACTAATGTTGAAGGTCTCGATGCAAAGGAGGCAGCTTTTCACAATAAACACAATAGATATAATAAAGTACCACAAAAGGACTTTTTATCGATTGAAGACCACCCATTGATTTACTGGTTTGGTGACAAAACAAAGAACACATTTAGAATTCCCAGCATCGGTACCGTAGCAGGAGTGGATGGTCAGAATAAGACAGGAAACAACGATGAATTTTTGCGATTCCATTGGGAGATAACGTCAAATAGCATTTTTCCTGATGGCTGGAGATTTTACATAAAGGGTGGTGAATTTCGGAAGTGGTACGGGAACATCGATTATTGTGTGAATTGGAGACCTGAAGTAAGATCATTCTATCGAAATAGTAAAATAGCTAGGATTATAAAACAGGAGTATTGGAATATATCTGGAATTACATGGACTTATAACACAACGGGTGTGTTTAATGCTAGACTGCTAAATAGGGGCCATATTTTTGATGTGAATGGCTCTTCGATATTTCCAATTGAAGATGAAGATGAAATGCCGATTTTGGGACTCCTCAATTCAAGTTATGCCAATGAAATCCTACATGCGTTGAACCCAACTATTTCCTTTCAAGTGAAGGAAATTCAAAAAGTACCATATCTTCGTCCCTCGGTTACCTTAATAGCAGACGTCAAACTGCTAATTCAGGCCTGTGTCAACTTTGCTAAAATCGACTGGGACAACTTTGAAACCTCCTGGGACTTCCAATCCCATCCCCTGCTGCGCCCCGGCACGGCGACCGTCTCCGAAGCCTTTTCCATCTGGCAGGCTCAGGCGGAAGCGGCCTTCCGCGAGTTGCAGCGACTGGAGGAGGAGAACAACCGCTACTGGATCGACGCCTACGGGTTGCAAGACGAACTGACGCCCGAGGTGCCCGACGAGCAGATCACCATTCGCCGCGCCGACCTGGGCCGCGACGTGCGGAGCCTGCTGTCCTACGCGGTGGGCTGCATGATGGGCCGCTACTCGCTGGACGAGCCGGGCCTGATCCACGCGGGGCAACCCTTCGACCCGTCGCGCCACACGCGCTTCCCCGCCGACCGCGACGGCATCCTGCCCGTGCCCCTGGGCGGCCACTTCGAGGACGATGTGACGGCCCGCTTTGCCGAGTTCCTGCGGGTGGCCTTCGCGCCCGAACGGGTGGCCGAGAACATGGAGTGGGTGGCGGCGTCCCTGGGCGGCCAGAGGGCCGGGGAGACGGCAGAGGCCCGCATCCGCCGCTACTTCGCCACCGAGTTCATGTCCGACCACATCCAGACCTACAAGAAACGGCCCATCTACTGGCTGTTCACGTCGGGCAAGAAACGCGGCTTCGGGGCGCTGGTCTACCTGCACCGTTACGACGCGGGCACGCTGGCGCGGCTGCGAACCGACTACCTGATGCCCCTGCAACGCAAGCTGGACGCGGACCTGGAACGGGTGGGGGGCGAGCGCGACGCGGCAGGGAGTACAGCCGCGAAGAAGGCCGCCGAGAAACGCCTGAAGGAAATCAGCGAGCAGATCGCGGAGGTCCATAAGTACGACGAGTCTCTGCGCCACGCCGCCGACCTGAAGATCCCCCTCGACCTCGACGACGGCGTGGCCTACAACTACTGGCTGATGAGTGCCCCGGGCCTGGAGTACCTGACCGGGCGGCCCCTGAAGGGCCTTTCTGACCTCGTGTACACCGGCACCGACCTGAAGATGGCCGATCTGGAACGCAAGAGCCAGTGGAAGCGCGACCTGCTCGCGCAGGAGCGGGGGCGTGAGGAGGTGGGGGCGTGA
- the brxL gene encoding protease Lon-related BREX system protein BrxL produces the protein MDDLSAQDLNGKLNATYPGKVVRKDLTARIKEGANVPIYVLEYLLGMYCATDDEATIEEGVSRVKKILAENYVRPDEAEKVKSRVKELGRYTVIDRVTAKLNEKADRYELELMNLGVTGVEVDAGTIRQNEKLLAGGIWCILGLEYDAGHKPTPFLLGSLKPIQMPSTDMDELRSGRAAFSRTEWLDALLRSVGMEPTVFAESVKWHLLARMIPLVENNYNAVELGPRSTGKSHVYKEISPNSILISGGQTTVANLFYNMARRQVGLVGLWDVVAFDEVAGIHFKDNDGIQIMKDYMNSGSFARGKAEITATASMVFVGNINQSVESLVKTSHLLAPFPPAMIDTAFFDRVHAYIPGWEIPKFRPESFTTQYGFIVDYLAEWVRELRKVSFADAIDAHFRLGNNLNQRDVRAVRKTTSGLLKLLHPDGQCGKEDVRDALVYALGVRRRVKEQLKKIGGMEFYDVHFSYLDLETLEEHFVTLPEQSSGALIPEGPLQAGHAHAVSPSDGGMLGLYRVELQTTPGSGKLVRTGTASASAVRDAVNIAFNYFKANSSRVSGSIHPDGSDYLLHLVDVQGNGAPEYISLALLISLCSAALGKPLQPQLVLLGQMTLGGTISPVENLAASLQLALDAGGRRVLLPMSSAADLATVPPELFSKFQVTFYSDPVDAVFKALGVQ, from the coding sequence GTGGACGACCTCAGCGCGCAGGATCTCAATGGCAAGCTCAACGCCACCTACCCCGGCAAAGTGGTGCGCAAGGACCTCACCGCCCGGATCAAGGAGGGCGCGAACGTCCCCATCTACGTGCTGGAGTACCTGCTGGGCATGTACTGCGCGACCGACGATGAGGCGACCATCGAGGAAGGCGTCTCACGGGTCAAGAAGATTCTCGCGGAGAACTACGTCCGCCCCGACGAGGCCGAAAAGGTCAAGAGCCGGGTCAAGGAGCTGGGCCGCTATACCGTCATCGACCGCGTGACGGCCAAACTCAACGAGAAGGCCGACCGGTATGAACTCGAACTGATGAACCTGGGCGTCACAGGGGTGGAGGTCGACGCCGGAACCATCCGGCAGAACGAGAAGCTCCTCGCAGGCGGCATCTGGTGCATTCTCGGCCTCGAGTACGACGCGGGCCACAAGCCCACACCTTTCCTGCTGGGCAGCCTCAAGCCCATCCAGATGCCGTCGACCGACATGGACGAGCTGCGGTCCGGCCGCGCCGCCTTCTCACGGACCGAGTGGCTGGACGCCCTGCTGCGCTCGGTGGGTATGGAGCCGACTGTCTTTGCCGAGAGTGTCAAGTGGCACCTGCTCGCCCGGATGATTCCCCTGGTGGAAAACAACTACAACGCGGTCGAGCTTGGCCCCCGCTCCACCGGAAAGAGCCACGTCTACAAGGAGATCAGCCCCAACAGCATCCTGATCAGCGGTGGCCAGACCACCGTGGCCAACCTCTTCTACAACATGGCCCGCCGACAGGTCGGCCTGGTGGGGCTGTGGGACGTCGTCGCCTTCGATGAGGTGGCAGGGATTCACTTCAAGGACAACGACGGCATCCAGATCATGAAGGACTACATGAACTCGGGTTCCTTCGCGCGCGGGAAGGCCGAGATCACGGCCACCGCCAGCATGGTTTTTGTGGGCAACATCAACCAGAGTGTGGAGAGCCTGGTCAAGACCTCGCACCTGCTCGCGCCTTTCCCTCCGGCGATGATCGACACGGCCTTTTTTGACCGCGTCCATGCCTATATCCCCGGCTGGGAAATCCCCAAGTTCCGCCCCGAGAGCTTCACGACCCAGTACGGCTTCATCGTGGACTACCTCGCGGAGTGGGTGCGTGAATTGCGCAAGGTGTCCTTCGCAGACGCCATCGACGCGCACTTCCGGCTGGGCAACAACCTGAACCAGCGCGACGTGCGGGCGGTGCGCAAGACGACCTCCGGCCTGCTCAAGCTCCTGCACCCGGACGGTCAGTGCGGCAAGGAGGACGTCCGCGACGCCCTGGTGTACGCCTTGGGCGTGCGCCGCCGGGTCAAGGAACAGCTCAAGAAGATCGGCGGCATGGAGTTCTACGACGTGCACTTCAGCTACCTCGACCTAGAGACCCTCGAGGAACACTTCGTGACCCTGCCCGAGCAGTCGAGCGGCGCCCTGATTCCCGAGGGGCCCCTGCAGGCGGGCCACGCCCACGCGGTCAGCCCGTCGGACGGCGGCATGCTGGGCCTCTACCGGGTAGAACTCCAGACCACTCCCGGCAGCGGCAAGCTGGTTCGGACTGGCACGGCCAGCGCGTCGGCGGTCCGCGACGCGGTCAACATTGCCTTCAACTACTTCAAGGCAAATTCCAGTCGAGTCAGTGGCAGTATCCACCCCGACGGGTCGGACTACCTGCTGCACCTGGTGGACGTGCAGGGAAACGGCGCACCGGAGTACATCAGTCTGGCCCTCCTGATCTCGCTGTGTTCCGCCGCGCTGGGAAAGCCCCTCCAGCCGCAACTCGTGCTGCTGGGGCAGATGACGCTGGGCGGCACCATCAGTCCAGTGGAGAACCTCGCCGCGAGCCTGCAGTTGGCACTGGACGCCGGAGGAAGGCGGGTGCTGCTCCCCATGAGTTCCGCTGCCGACCTGGCCACCGTGCCCCCGGAACTCTTCTCCAAATTCCAGGTGACCTTTTACAGCGACCCGGTGGACGCGGTGTTCAAGGCGCTGGGCGTGCAGTGA
- the pglZ gene encoding BREX-1 system phosphatase PglZ type A gives MKPDRVRLSLQTLFADDRRWAHHGRRLVFWYDPEGEFREEISSLHLDGVDVLTLGETPFALKRRLIVQDPDTPFLLYAPFPEPPAAENWLLDLQCTGVLFRADRAAMVFADLGYRDRSLEAVVRAYPRFFGSKKRVADLQALMLPPDVDERGLLTGMLAAAIGEKVADGSLILRRVLLGGLDEDRNPAWSELAKLGLTDAFWTLSAQVTLFRAEAPTLRRLFLALLVSHLTQQLGGTVPPALAGMVLPNTARAYALVSAWQRDVRDAPRLTDLTAEVEADLGIEAWAEGLDPEAYAQVDTFPVLDRVALRALVRALQSPGTNLGTVLAVARTRLTLQHAARYSAEYGAVIAAAGLFEQRRAFGGTFPTDAATLLERYISGLHVFDRLYRQYVTALDTASGDLLRDLTGAVEDVYVHWFLEGLGGAWTDAFDVGLPGRMGGTRGQWLFFTRHVLPLLQKNERDRVVVIISDALRYEVATELRERITTDLRGEPELGSLLSVLPSQTRWGMAALLPGQTLTWDAAGERVLRDGQPTRAEDRAAHLVRTGYPSAALKLDHLMSLSVDEGRTLFEGKRLIYLYHDAIDAVGDKPASERDVFAACEVALDELTRAVKRLANSLNTSTVIVTADHGFLYQRQAIEEADKLALTSKGAGVSADRRSVVGQDLPATEGTLRVPLETYQPMTAPVTALFPRGTLRYRIAGGGAQYVHGGASLQEMVVPVLTYRHKRAAAGQPQASRKVGVAVVARSRRVTNTLFSVPLVQTEAVAERVRSRTVTVRLVDGQGREVTDVRRLTFGSPSPHPSEREQVARLSVTLQSPDATATYFLLVTDEEDGLELLREPWTISIAFQNDFGDF, from the coding sequence TTGAAGCCTGACCGCGTTCGCCTATCCCTGCAAACCCTTTTTGCAGACGACCGCCGCTGGGCGCACCACGGCCGCCGCCTGGTCTTCTGGTACGACCCGGAAGGGGAGTTTCGTGAGGAGATTTCCTCGCTTCACTTGGACGGCGTGGACGTGCTCACCCTGGGTGAGACCCCCTTTGCCCTCAAGCGCCGGTTGATCGTGCAGGACCCGGACACGCCCTTCTTGCTGTACGCCCCGTTTCCCGAGCCGCCCGCCGCCGAGAACTGGTTGCTCGACCTGCAATGCACAGGCGTCCTCTTCCGCGCGGACCGGGCCGCGATGGTCTTCGCCGACCTGGGCTACCGCGATCGGTCGCTGGAAGCCGTGGTGAGGGCCTACCCCCGTTTTTTCGGAAGCAAGAAACGCGTCGCGGACCTTCAGGCCCTGATGCTGCCCCCCGACGTGGACGAACGCGGCCTGCTGACCGGGATGCTGGCGGCGGCGATAGGGGAGAAGGTGGCGGACGGCTCGCTGATCCTGCGCCGGGTGCTGCTGGGTGGCCTGGACGAGGACAGGAACCCCGCATGGTCCGAACTCGCAAAACTGGGACTCACCGACGCCTTCTGGACTCTGTCCGCGCAGGTCACGCTCTTCCGTGCCGAGGCCCCCACCCTGCGGCGCCTGTTCCTGGCCCTGCTCGTCTCGCACCTCACGCAGCAATTGGGGGGGACGGTGCCGCCCGCGCTCGCGGGGATGGTCCTCCCGAACACGGCCCGCGCCTACGCCCTGGTGTCGGCGTGGCAGCGCGACGTGCGGGACGCGCCGCGCCTGACCGACCTCACCGCAGAAGTCGAAGCCGACCTCGGTATCGAGGCGTGGGCCGAGGGCCTGGACCCGGAAGCGTACGCGCAGGTGGACACCTTCCCGGTGCTCGACCGGGTGGCGCTGCGGGCGCTGGTGCGGGCCTTGCAGTCCCCCGGCACCAATCTGGGGACGGTGCTGGCAGTCGCCCGCACCCGCCTGACACTTCAGCACGCGGCGCGGTACAGCGCCGAGTACGGGGCGGTGATCGCGGCGGCGGGCCTCTTCGAGCAGCGCCGGGCGTTTGGCGGGACGTTTCCCACCGATGCGGCCACCCTGCTGGAGCGTTACATTTCTGGCCTGCACGTCTTCGACCGGCTGTACCGGCAGTACGTCACGGCCCTGGACACCGCGTCCGGCGACCTGCTGCGTGACCTGACCGGGGCCGTCGAGGACGTCTACGTCCACTGGTTCCTGGAGGGCTTGGGCGGGGCCTGGACCGACGCCTTCGACGTGGGCTTGCCGGGTCGAATGGGCGGAACCCGCGGCCAGTGGCTGTTCTTCACCCGGCATGTTCTGCCCCTGCTGCAGAAGAACGAGCGCGACCGGGTGGTGGTGATTATCAGTGACGCGCTGCGGTACGAGGTGGCGACCGAGTTGCGTGAGCGCATCACCACGGACCTGCGCGGCGAACCCGAACTGGGCAGCCTGCTCTCGGTCCTGCCCAGCCAGACCCGCTGGGGCATGGCGGCCCTGCTGCCCGGGCAGACCCTGACCTGGGACGCCGCGGGCGAGCGGGTCCTGCGTGATGGGCAACCCACCCGCGCCGAGGACCGCGCCGCGCACCTGGTCCGCACGGGGTACCCCAGCGCGGCCCTCAAGCTCGACCACCTGATGTCGCTCAGCGTGGACGAAGGCCGTACCCTGTTCGAGGGCAAGCGCCTGATCTACCTGTACCACGACGCGATCGACGCTGTGGGCGACAAGCCCGCCAGCGAGCGGGACGTCTTTGCGGCCTGCGAGGTGGCCCTGGACGAGCTCACCCGCGCGGTCAAGCGGCTCGCCAACAGCCTGAATACCTCCACCGTCATCGTGACGGCGGACCACGGCTTCCTGTATCAGCGTCAGGCGATTGAGGAGGCCGACAAGCTGGCGCTCACATCAAAGGGAGCTGGCGTCAGCGCGGACCGGCGCAGTGTGGTGGGCCAGGACCTGCCCGCCACCGAGGGCACCCTGCGGGTCCCGCTGGAGACTTACCAGCCCATGACGGCTCCAGTCACAGCGCTGTTCCCACGCGGCACCCTGCGTTACCGGATCGCCGGGGGCGGGGCACAGTACGTGCACGGCGGCGCGAGCTTGCAGGAGATGGTGGTCCCCGTTCTGACCTACCGCCACAAGCGTGCCGCAGCTGGGCAGCCCCAGGCCAGCCGCAAGGTGGGCGTGGCGGTCGTTGCGCGTTCCCGGCGGGTCACGAACACGTTGTTCAGCGTGCCGCTGGTCCAGACCGAGGCTGTAGCTGAGCGGGTGCGCTCTCGGACCGTCACCGTCCGGCTGGTTGACGGCCAGGGCCGGGAGGTGACCGACGTGCGGCGGCTCACTTTCGGGAGCCCCAGCCCCCACCCGTCCGAGCGCGAGCAGGTTGCCCGGCTCTCGGTGACCCTGCAAAGTCCGGACGCAACCGCCACGTACTTCCTGCTGGTCACGGACGAGGAGGACGGCCTGGAGCTGCTGCGCGAGCCGTGGACCATCTCGATTGCTTTTCAGAACGACTTCGGAGACTTCTAG
- a CDS encoding ASCH domain-containing protein: MKITRKAITEVVQTVENSGAGEVIVPAGEFWAHFGVQDSMQALQQQIAQRLAEEGLEVAFEVVIALPPEELPLVGEFPVPAQPAPLDLSADTLRALSIQQPWAELILRGEKNLEYRSRRMREMGPLLVHASGTRVPENFGGFDLDPDALPYRALVGIVDVVGVQAVEGDDGLYAWQLAHPRRFRNPIPYSGAAGIFRVPLDTVREALGTATTPGAPL, translated from the coding sequence ATGAAGATCACCAGGAAGGCCATCACGGAAGTTGTTCAGACGGTCGAGAACAGCGGGGCGGGCGAGGTCATCGTTCCAGCCGGGGAGTTCTGGGCCCACTTCGGCGTGCAGGATTCCATGCAGGCCTTGCAGCAGCAGATCGCCCAGCGTCTGGCAGAGGAAGGGCTGGAGGTGGCGTTCGAGGTGGTCATCGCCCTCCCACCAGAAGAACTCCCTCTGGTCGGAGAGTTCCCCGTGCCCGCCCAGCCCGCGCCCCTGGACCTGTCAGCAGACACCCTGCGCGCCCTGAGCATCCAGCAGCCCTGGGCCGAGCTGATCCTGCGCGGCGAGAAGAACCTGGAATACCGCTCGCGCCGGATGCGCGAGATGGGGCCGCTGCTGGTGCATGCGTCGGGCACCCGCGTTCCCGAGAACTTTGGGGGCTTTGATCTCGACCCAGACGCCTTGCCCTACCGCGCCCTGGTCGGCATCGTGGACGTGGTCGGCGTGCAGGCTGTGGAGGGCGACGATGGCCTCTATGCCTGGCAGCTCGCGCACCCGAGGCGCTTCCGGAATCCCATCCCCTATTCCGGCGCGGCAGGCATCTTCCGCGTGCCCCTGGACACGGTGCGTGAAGCCCTGGGGACGGCCACGACCCCCGGAGCGCCCCTTTGA